GTTCCTCATTGAGGAGCGTGGCATAAAATCTTAATCTGAGACTATTTAGGCTCCGACTTCCCCTGCCATTTGTTCCATTTCCAGGCGCGAAACGCAAGGGACGCTAGGAGCAAATATCCGACCAGTGTCCCCGCTATAATAATAAAATCCATGGTAATAAACCAGGGATGATACTTTTCAGTGTTATCTCCGACAAATATGGAGGGTATGATCCGAAAGGCGAGGGTCAGGATTGCCATACCGGCCAGCATCCACCAGGCCAGTAAAAGTATATGCCAGTTCGTTTTGTACCTATGTATGTTTCCCGTTTTTTTCTTAGTCTCTATTTCGGTAATTCTCTTCGCCGTCAGGCTCTCAAGATTCATTATGTATGTAGATTGAGATATCGTTATTAACATGTTTATTGAGGCAATGATATATTGAGCAGCGCCTGATAATATTGATTCCATGCCATTGGCACCTTTGGGTTAGAAAATCATAGAGACAAAAATTATCATATCACAGATAGGTAAGCGGATTGAAGGCTAAAGTTTTCACTTTTACCGCTGGCGGTTGTTATAGAGGGTTATTGAAGATTTCATTTCTCTTTTCCTGCCATTTCCATGACGGTTCTCAGTAGCCATTCATCCTTAAATTGTTACCAGAAATTTATTGATATAACGGATTATATTGACTAGAATTCGTTATATTACCGATCTGACAGCTCCAGCGACGATTACTGTAGCTAGTGCCCTGTCCGCAATATATGAATTAATCTAATCGTTCAGGAAAAAGGGGTTTCTCGATGAAAATTATTATTATAGGGGGAGGTGAAGTCGGCGCATTTCTGGCAAGAGGATTATCCAAAGAGAATGACGTAATTGTTATTGAAAAGGACAAAGATTTGGCGAAAAGAATAGGCGACACATACGACGTTCTCTCAATAGATGGTGACGGCAAAGACCCGGAAATCCTGAAAAAATATTCTGTCGATGCCGATGTCAGCGTTTCGGTAACAGGCAACGATGAGACTAATATCTTGTCGTGCCTTCTATTTTCCTCTTTTGGTATTCCGACTGTTATCGCCCGAGTCGGTAATCCCGAGTTCCTGGATTATCCCGAACATCTCAATAAAGAAAACATATTTATCGTTAACCCCGGGACAATTATTTCTAAAAGGATTTTTAGTATTATCGGTTCTCCTTTCGCGTGGAGGGTGGAAAAATTCGCCCAGGGAAAAATAAGGATGTTCAAGCTCAAAATTGAAGAAGATACTCCGATCGCGGGTAGAAAACTTTCACAATTAGGGGGCGCTGAAAATTGGCAGTTCGTGGCTTTATCAAGAAACGGGACAATACATATACCCAAAGGGGAAACCGAGCTTCAAGTCGGGGACTATATTTATGCGCTCGGTAATCCGGAGAAACAGGGCCGGCTCAAGGAGCTTTTAGGTCTGGAAGAGGAAGAATTAGAGACTGTAATAATAATGGGAGGCGGCAAAATTGGTACAAAAGCGGCATCGAATTTAGCCGAACAGGGTCTCTCCGTGAGACTGCTTGAGAGTGATTCCGACCGGGCCAGATCAGTAGCCGAAGACTTCCCCGATATTCTGGTGCTTAACGGGGACGGAACGGAAAGTGACGCGCTAAAGGAAGCAGGCATTACCTCGGCTGATTATTTTTTATCTCTGACGGGGGATGATGAAAAAAATGCGCTAAGCGCTCTGCTTGCAAAGAGCATGGGGGCTAAAAGGGTGCTGATACTATACAATAAATCTGATTATATGAATCTTATCGAGAAAATTGGTATCGACAGAGCGCTCAGTGAGAAAGTTGAGACCGCGAATGAAATTTTAAAGATCCTTCGTATCGGAACGGTCGAAAAAATTTCGCTTGTTGCCGAAGGAAACGCTCAGGTGTTGGAATTTGAAATTACGGATAAAGCCAAGATACTGGATACTCCGCTTAAAGATGCCAAACTTCCAGAGGAGTCTATTGTAGGCGTCGTCATCAGGGGAGATGATCTGATTTTGCCGCGGGGGGATTTCAGAGCAAGCGCCGGGGATACGATAGTTATTTTTGCCCTTCCCGAGGCGGTCGAGCAATTGGAAAACATGCTTGTCTGATGAGTACCTGAATCAATCGTATGGTTGCAAATGATATTAAAAATGTAAGAAAGCCTGACTAAATTTATATCCCTTCCCGATAAAGTACGGATATTTTCAATAATATCAGCGCGATATCCCCTCGTTTGGCAGAAGTAACAGAACGAACATTAATTTCGCTATTGCCGGTATGTGCGAGTTCTTTTTATTGTTGAGCTCGAAGTGTACATATGAGCGCTTGTTGACTCGTTCCGTGTCTCCATTAACAAATGGTTTTATCTCGGGGAACTGACCGGATATCCCTTAAAAAAATTCTATAGAAAGCTCCACATATATCCCAATATTGCCTTAACACTTTGTATGTAAGATCAACCATAGAGACGGGATTTGCAAAAGTTCTCATAATCGTTCTATAATGTGAGTCTGGATTCTAAGTTATGAGAAATTAAAAATAAGTATTGAGGAGAAGGATAATGTCTGAAATTACGGTAAGGTCGTTAAGCGGTGGAGAGTCAAAAATAGACGCCCAGGCTATAGATGACTTGAGGGCCAAGCTCAGGGGTGAAGTACTGCTTCCGGGTGAGGGCGGTTATGACGAAGCCCGCAGTATCTGGAACGCCATGATAGACCGGAAGCCCGGAATTATAGTAAGGTGTATGGGCAATCGCGATGTGATGGACGCAGTGAATTTCGCCCGTGAGAATAATATACTCATAGCTGTCAAAGGAGCGGGCCATAACATAGCGGGCAACGCTGTTTGCGATGGGGGGTTGATGATTGACCTGTCAGCTATGAACTTTGTGAGTGTTAATCCTAAAACCAGAAGGGCTTATGTAGGCCCGGGCGCCACTCTCGGGGATTTTGACCACGAAACACAGGCATTCGGACTCGCCACCCCCGTCGGCATAAACTCTACAACCGGCATCGCGGGGCTTACGCTCGGAGGAGGCTTCGGGTGGTTAACCCGAAAGCACGGTATGACCGTTGACAACCTTCTTTCCGCGGATGTAGTAACCGCGGAAGGCAAATTCCTCCATGCAAGTGAAGAGGAAAATCCGGATCTTTTCTGGGCTATCCGCGGAGGAGGCGGGAACTTCGGCATAGTGACCATGTTCGAGTTTGAGCTCCACCCTGTAGGTCCTGAGGTGCTCACCGGGTTGATTGTTTTTCCGTTTAATGAAGCCAAGAGTGTTATCTCGAAATACCTCGAATATGTTGAGGGGCTTCCTGAAGACCTGGCCATCTGGGTGGTTCTGCGTCAGGCGCCGCCCCTTCCGTTTTTACCGGAAGAAGTGCATGGGAAGGAGGTAGTAGTGTTAGCGTTTATGTACGCCGGCAAGCCTGAAGCGGGAGAGAAGTTAATCGAGCCGATTCGGGGTTTCGGCAATCCTCACGGCGAGTTCGTGGGAGTGGGCCCGTACGAGGGTTGGCAGAAAGCGTTTGACCCGCTGCTTACACCGGGGGCGAGAAATTACTGGAAATCGCATGATTTTTCAGACATCGGCGAGGGCGCTGTCGACACGCTTATAGATTACGCCGGTAAACTCCCTTCATCTCAATGTGAGATATTTATCGCTCATTTAGCAGGCGAGGCGAACAAAATTCCACATGACGCAACAGCCTACGCAAATCGTGACACAAAATTCGTTCTTAACGTTCACGGCAGGTGGGATGACAATAGCGGGGATGACAAATGTATCTCCTGGGCACGCGAATTCTTCGATAAATCAGCCGAGTTCGCTACGGGAAGCGTCTATGTGAACTTTATGACTGAAGAGGAAACCGGCCGTGTAACTAACGCTTACGGTCCTAACTACGACAGAATGGTTCAGATGAAAAAGAAGTTCGATCCGAAGAACCTATTCAGAATGAATCAGAATATCAAGCCGTCTGCTTAGATCGATATATGATTTAAACTCGAGCATATCTAAGCTCCTGCATCAGGAATAATCGACTCCTGATGCAGGGTTTTTTATAAATCCGTTTTATTACTAATGAGTTTATGTAGTGGAAGAAAGGCCCTCACGGATCCTGCCGGTTATTATGTTCTCGCAGTTCGCGGGCACGTCGCTGTGGTTTGCCGGCAATGCTGTTCTGGGCAACCTGCAGGCTGAGTTAAATATCGGGCCCGGCTCTTTGGGCTACGTTACCTCTTCCGTGCAACTGGGATTTATCATAGGCACGCTCGTATTCGCCTTCTTTGTTATCTCCGACCGGTACTCTCCCAGAAAAGTATTTTTTGTATGTTCCGTACTCGGGGCCCTTTCCAATCTGGGTATCCTGATACCTGCGGAAGGGCTTCCGCTGTTATTAACATTCCGCTTTATGACCGGATTCTTCTTAGCCGGTATATATCCCGTAGGTATGAAAATCGCTGCGGGCTGGTTCAAAAAGGACATTGGGGAGGCACTTGGATACCTTGTCGGCGCGCTCGTGCTCGGTACGGCTTTCCCGTTTCTGTTAAAGGCCACGGGTGGAGCATTCGACTGGCAGAGTGTGGTTCTCTCGGTATCAGCCGTATCGGTATCAGGAGGGGTGCTAATGCTCGTTCTGGTTCCGGACGGCCCGTATCTGAGCACAGGAACTAAATTCAATCCTAAAGCCATACCCGTCATTTTCGGCTCGAAGGGTTTACGGTCAGCAGCATTCGGCTACTTCGGCCATATGTGGGAGCTCTACACACTCTGGGCGTTTGTTCCGGTTTTACTGTCCGCATACGGTGTCAATAACGGTGAAGCCGTTAACGTCCCGTTATGGTCTTTTGCCGTCATCGGGGCCGGAGGTATAGGGTGCATTCTGGGGGGATTCATATCGAAGGGCCGGGGAAGCGCGCCGATGGCTTTTTATCAACTGCTCGCCTCGGGGCTGTGCTGCGTTCTTTCTCCGCTGGTTTTTTTTGCGCCGGCTGAAATATTCCTCGGTTTTTTTGTATTCTGGGGAATTGTAGTGGCCGGGGATTCGCCCCAGTTCTCGGCCTTGGTAGCCGTGAAAGCGCCCCGGGAGTACGTGGGGTCGGCATTGACCATAGTAACGAGCATAGGTTTTTTTATAACTATAATCAGCATTCAATCAGTCGGTTATCTTGCGGAGTTCGTTAGCGCGGAGTATCTGATGCTCTTTCTCGTGCCCGGTCCGGTTTTGGGATTGGCGGCGCTGTGGGGCTCAGTGCGGCATGAGAAAAACTGGCAATAATCCGGAAGACTAATGTTTCATACAGACCTTTTCGAGTCCGGGAAAACCGCGCTGCAATATATGAAAAAGCCGCCTGACGGATTATCCGCCCGACGGCTTGTTTGTTTCCTGAGGTATGGAGGATGAGCTTTATTTTAAACGGTTGATTTATAAATTTTATCTGCTGTTACTCACACGGAAACAGGATTATTTGTTAAGAGCTAAATTCCTGTCTTCGGCCAGCTCATCTAAAGCTACGAAGTGCACTCTGCTGTCGAGTCCTATGGAATCTTCAGTGTTTGAAAGCTTCATGTCGTAAGCGTTGCATTTGTTCGCCGTTATGATTCTGTCGGGATCGATGCCCTGCTGAACGACATAATTTTTTACGGATTCGGCCCTCAGTACACCGAGATTTTCGGGAATTTGCTCACCGGCGTTGCAGTACGCTTCGATCACCACATAGGTATCCGTCTCAGTTTTGAGGACTTCGGAGTTTTCTTTCAGCACCTCTTTGGCGTCCTCCCTTATTCTGTAACTGTTTTCGTTAAAGAATATGTCCTTCAGCTCAGGACTGTACGGGCTCAATTCAGTGGACGCCGCCAGCACCTCGTAGCCGGGCATCCCGCTTTCCATTTCGGCTCCCTCCGATTGTGGGGCCATATGGGTCGATGCCACTCCGTAGACCATAAAGATTCCGAGTGCGCCCGGAACCAGATACCGATTTATTTTATTCCAAATTTTAGTTGCCATATTCATTGTCGATTGCCTCCTGTATATTAATTTTGTCTATACGCTATATATAAGGTGCAATCCGCATGCCAATTAGCAGATGAATAAATTATATTGTATTTAGAATAGGTTATAAGTCCGAGAGTGCTGGCAGGAGATTAGAAGCGGTTTTATTGTACGAATAGAAACAATCGGAATTGTAGCGGAGCAGACAAAAGGTTTTTTCAGCTGGAATTTATTTTCTTGAGCTCCTGCTTGGCGATTTCCGCTTCTCTTGAGCCGGGGAACCTTTCAATAAGTGTTTTAAAAAAGAATTTTGCTCCGTTCTTCCGGCCTATTTTGACGAGCGACAGTCCCTGTTTCAGGTAGGCGTCGGCTACTCTTTTGTCGTTGGGATATGTGTCGATAAGTATCTGGTAGGTGAGAATTGCGTTCGTGTACTCTCCCTTCTTATAAGATTTGTCCGCACTGTTGTATAGATCGTCGGCCGACTTTTGCTTTGCGGACTTTACGGATTGTTTCTTTCGAAGGTCATCCATCTTCATATATATATCGGAATAATTTTTTTCCAGGCTTCTAATCCTCGCCTCCTGTATTTCGACTTTCCTTTGAATATCCGTTATCTCGCTTGAATTTGCCGCCAGCCTGCTTTCCAGACTGTTCTGACGTTCGGTAAGCTCCTCTATGGAGCCGGGAGGGACGACGCATCCCGTAAGAAGGGTTATAAGAACAAGGTAAAAAATTAAGTGAGGTTTAATTATTATCATGAACTTCCGTTTTTTTGAAATAATATTGATAAAGTTATCGTCCTTCCGGAGATTAAAAATTATTTGCTATTATGAAGGGTATGTCAAAGGTTGTCACCAAATTTTTTCCATAACCATTCTTTCGGGGAGAAAAAACAGGAAAAACTATGGGTGTTTCCTAAAAAAACGGCGGAGATATTTTGGATATCCCCGCCGTATGTTTTACCTTAAAGCGCGATAATCTCCATCCGCTTTAAGGTACAGATATGGGTATAGTCAATCGACTAGGCTTTTTTCTCTACTTTCTCAACGGAAATCACCGTACCGTCGCCCTCGATCTCGACCTTTACGAAGTCTCCGACGGCAATGCCTTCCAGTAATTCTTCATCATTAAACTTTAATGAGTGAATATCACCGTTTTCATCAGTGAGTGTCAGGCTTTCATTCTCGGCGCTTATTTCCGTGATTTCGCCCTTCATTTCACGGTCCTCTTCGCTCATCGCGTTATCTTGAGCATCTTGAGCGGTATATGCATCTTCGTCCTGATCGGCCACGTCGTTTGAAGCGGCGTCGGCAGTGTCAGCGTTTGCCGGTATTACGAGTGTCTGGCCTGCCTCAAGCTGGTCGGGAGTTTCAATCCCGTTCGCCCTGGCTATTACTTCCCACTTGTCTGAGGAGCCTAGGTGCTCTTCGGCAATACTTGCAAGGGTATCTCCGGGTTTAACCGTGTATTCCAGCCCTTCACCAGTAAAGTTTTCGGAATGGATGTTCTCTTGTGTTTGCTCCATTTCATGAACCCCCGACTGAGAATCTCCTGGTTGCTCCGCCGAAACTATTCCGGCTGCCCCTGTCATAGC
The genomic region above belongs to Deltaproteobacteria bacterium and contains:
- a CDS encoding MFS transporter, which translates into the protein MEERPSRILPVIMFSQFAGTSLWFAGNAVLGNLQAELNIGPGSLGYVTSSVQLGFIIGTLVFAFFVISDRYSPRKVFFVCSVLGALSNLGILIPAEGLPLLLTFRFMTGFFLAGIYPVGMKIAAGWFKKDIGEALGYLVGALVLGTAFPFLLKATGGAFDWQSVVLSVSAVSVSGGVLMLVLVPDGPYLSTGTKFNPKAIPVIFGSKGLRSAAFGYFGHMWELYTLWAFVPVLLSAYGVNNGEAVNVPLWSFAVIGAGGIGCILGGFISKGRGSAPMAFYQLLASGLCCVLSPLVFFAPAEIFLGFFVFWGIVVAGDSPQFSALVAVKAPREYVGSALTIVTSIGFFITIISIQSVGYLAEFVSAEYLMLFLVPGPVLGLAALWGSVRHEKNWQ
- a CDS encoding tetratricopeptide repeat protein, encoding MIIIKPHLIFYLVLITLLTGCVVPPGSIEELTERQNSLESRLAANSSEITDIQRKVEIQEARIRSLEKNYSDIYMKMDDLRKKQSVKSAKQKSADDLYNSADKSYKKGEYTNAILTYQILIDTYPNDKRVADAYLKQGLSLVKIGRKNGAKFFFKTLIERFPGSREAEIAKQELKKINSS
- a CDS encoding FAD-binding oxidoreductase — translated: MSEITVRSLSGGESKIDAQAIDDLRAKLRGEVLLPGEGGYDEARSIWNAMIDRKPGIIVRCMGNRDVMDAVNFARENNILIAVKGAGHNIAGNAVCDGGLMIDLSAMNFVSVNPKTRRAYVGPGATLGDFDHETQAFGLATPVGINSTTGIAGLTLGGGFGWLTRKHGMTVDNLLSADVVTAEGKFLHASEEENPDLFWAIRGGGGNFGIVTMFEFELHPVGPEVLTGLIVFPFNEAKSVISKYLEYVEGLPEDLAIWVVLRQAPPLPFLPEEVHGKEVVVLAFMYAGKPEAGEKLIEPIRGFGNPHGEFVGVGPYEGWQKAFDPLLTPGARNYWKSHDFSDIGEGAVDTLIDYAGKLPSSQCEIFIAHLAGEANKIPHDATAYANRDTKFVLNVHGRWDDNSGDDKCISWAREFFDKSAEFATGSVYVNFMTEEETGRVTNAYGPNYDRMVQMKKKFDPKNLFRMNQNIKPSA
- a CDS encoding LysM domain-containing protein; the protein is MKRLLVSSILVTGLAMTGAAGIVSAEQPGDSQSGVHEMEQTQENIHSENFTGEGLEYTVKPGDTLASIAEEHLGSSDKWEVIARANGIETPDQLEAGQTLVIPANADTADAASNDVADQDEDAYTAQDAQDNAMSEEDREMKGEITEISAENESLTLTDENGDIHSLKFNDEELLEGIAVGDFVKVEIEGDGTVISVEKVEKKA
- the trkA gene encoding Trk system potassium transporter TrkA, which translates into the protein MKIIIIGGGEVGAFLARGLSKENDVIVIEKDKDLAKRIGDTYDVLSIDGDGKDPEILKKYSVDADVSVSVTGNDETNILSCLLFSSFGIPTVIARVGNPEFLDYPEHLNKENIFIVNPGTIISKRIFSIIGSPFAWRVEKFAQGKIRMFKLKIEEDTPIAGRKLSQLGGAENWQFVALSRNGTIHIPKGETELQVGDYIYALGNPEKQGRLKELLGLEEEELETVIIMGGGKIGTKAASNLAEQGLSVRLLESDSDRARSVAEDFPDILVLNGDGTESDALKEAGITSADYFLSLTGDDEKNALSALLAKSMGAKRVLILYNKSDYMNLIEKIGIDRALSEKVETANEILKILRIGTVEKISLVAEGNAQVLEFEITDKAKILDTPLKDAKLPEESIVGVVIRGDDLILPRGDFRASAGDTIVIFALPEAVEQLENMLV
- a CDS encoding OmpA family protein; the encoded protein is MNMATKIWNKINRYLVPGALGIFMVYGVASTHMAPQSEGAEMESGMPGYEVLAASTELSPYSPELKDIFFNENSYRIREDAKEVLKENSEVLKTETDTYVVIEAYCNAGEQIPENLGVLRAESVKNYVVQQGIDPDRIITANKCNAYDMKLSNTEDSIGLDSRVHFVALDELAEDRNLALNK